The following proteins are co-located in the Trichocoleus sp. FACHB-46 genome:
- a CDS encoding ribonuclease III family protein yields the protein MNDQDLREWIRHHFKVTPKDLSIYRIALTLRQGEVLEHFGDSVLGFIVSEYLFENYSIDEPGWFTHVRSSLVENEHLTRIGRRINLADVVIIPRTSSKEHVTDRVLADRLEALIAALYRDQGLKKCKEVVRTVFELSKEKIEKWNDTQQNITSNPLIQRQRLEARVMAELLATLEDKNSISALQEFLAKKGESPPEYTEIERTGVSHRPEFTLEATCKFRGRSLVAEGKGTSIKEAKKHAAHALLQKVIELYKDGWG from the coding sequence GCTCTTACTTTACGTCAAGGAGAAGTTTTAGAGCATTTTGGAGATTCAGTACTTGGCTTTATAGTGTCAGAATACTTATTTGAGAATTACTCAATTGATGAACCAGGCTGGTTCACGCATGTACGCTCTAGCCTAGTTGAAAATGAACATTTAACTCGTATTGGTAGGCGGATCAACTTAGCTGATGTAGTTATTATTCCTAGGACAAGCAGCAAAGAGCATGTCACAGATAGAGTGCTCGCTGACCGACTAGAAGCGTTGATTGCCGCTCTCTACCGGGATCAAGGACTGAAGAAGTGCAAAGAAGTAGTTAGAACGGTCTTCGAGCTAAGTAAAGAGAAAATTGAGAAATGGAATGATACCCAGCAAAATATAACTTCCAATCCTTTGATACAAAGACAACGTTTGGAAGCGCGAGTTATGGCAGAGCTACTAGCTACCCTTGAAGACAAAAACTCCATCTCTGCTTTACAAGAATTTTTAGCTAAGAAGGGTGAATCCCCTCCCGAATATACTGAAATTGAACGTACAGGTGTATCTCATCGCCCAGAATTCACCTTAGAAGCAACTTGTAAATTTAGAGGTAGAAGTTTGGTAGCGGAAGGCAAAGGCACCTCTATCAAAGAAGCTAAGAAACATGCAGCACATGCCTTACTGCAGAAGGTTATTGAGCTTTATAAAGATGGCTGGGGTTAG